The Euphorbia lathyris chromosome 2, ddEupLath1.1, whole genome shotgun sequence genome includes a window with the following:
- the LOC136219252 gene encoding fasciclin-like arabinogalactan protein 1 — protein sequence MRQSTALSLLLLLSTAAVVTNAHNITRLLAKHPSFSTFNRYLSQTHLADEINRRTTITVCAVDNSAMADMLAKHPSIYTIKNILSLHVLLDYFGAKKLHQITNGTALAATMFQATGSAPGSSGFVNITDSKGGKVAFGPEDNGGNLDVFFVKSLEEVPYNISVIQISKALPSDVAEAPTPGPSQMNLTGIMSAHGCKVFADTLLANREASNTYQDNIDGGLTVFCPLDDAFKAFLPKYKNLTASGKVSFLEFYGVPIYQSMSMLKSNNGLMNTLATDGANKFDFTVQNDGAAVTLKANGITAKITGTLIDEQPLAIYTINKVLLPKELFKTAAAPTPAPAPAPEEAADAPKSHKSTSADSPSDDSDSPADAPEDDDADVADDNAGVRFHGIRLVAILVSLCLGLLML from the exons ATGCGGCAGTCGACGGCTCTCTCTCTACTGTTACTACTCTCCACCGCCGCCGTCGTCACCAACGCCCACAACATCACCCGTTTACTAGCCAAACACCCATCTTTCTCCACCTTTAACCGCTACCTTTCCCAAACTCACCTCGCCGACGAGATCAACCGCCGCACAACCATCACCGTCTGCGCCGTTGACAACTCCGCCATGGCAGATATGCTCGCGAAGCACCCTTCCATCTACACAATTAAGAACATTCTCTCCCTCCATGTCCTGTTAGATTACTTCGGAGCAAAGAAGCTTCACCAGATAACCAACGGAACGGCATTAGCAGCCACCATGTTTCAGGCGACTGGATCAGCTCCGGGATCGTCGGGATTCGTTAACATTACTGATTCTAAGGGAGGGAAAGTGGCGTTTGGACCAGAGGATAACGGAGGAAATCTGGATGTGTTCTTTGTGAAATCCTTGGAGGAAGTGCCGTATAACATTTCGGTTATACAGATCAGTAAGGCTTTGCCGTCGGACGTGGCGGAGGCTCCGACGCCGGGACCAAGCCAGATGAACCTAACAGGCATAATGTCGGCTCACGGGTGCAAGGTTTTCGCTGATACTTTGCTGGCTAATCGTGAAGCTTCAAACACATACCAg GACAATATTGATGGAGGATTGACAGTGTTCTGCCCTCTTGATGATGCATTCAAAGCCTTCCTACCTAAATACAAGAACTTAACCGCGTCTGGCAAAGTGTCGTTCCTCGAATTCTATGGTGTACCTATATATCAGTCAATGTCTATGCTAAAATCCAACAACGGTCTCATGAACACTCTAGCTACTGATGGAGCAAACAAGTTTGATTTCACTGTGCAAAATGACGGTGCCGCTGTGACATTGAAGGCCAACGGCATCACAGCAAAAATCACCGGAACCTTGATTGACGAACAACCACTTGCTATATACACTATCAACAAGGTTTTGTTGCCTAAGGAGTTGTTCAAGACTGCTGCAGCACCAACCCCTGCTCCAGCCCCTGCGCCAGAGGAAGCAGCAGATGCACCCAAATCTCACAAGAGTACCAGTGCAGACTCACCATCCGATGACTCCGACTCACCCGCAGATGCACCGGAGGATGACGATGCAGATGTTGCAGATGACAATGCTGGTGTGAGATTCCATGGTATTAGACTTGTGGCCATATTGGTAAGTTTGTGCTTAGGGCTTTTGATGCTATGA